In Larimichthys crocea isolate SSNF chromosome IV, L_crocea_2.0, whole genome shotgun sequence, a genomic segment contains:
- the musk gene encoding muscle, skeletal receptor tyrosine-protein kinase: MKAVEIISVFLLVLVTSSYGKAPRIITLLETVDVLLDHNATFICEVDSRPSAEITWMKNNNPIMYYDSRYITKEQGQMLIIPHVRESDSGEYCCIASNGIGEPAKSCGALQLKMRPQIKRHPTNVTLLLESKASLPCVTLGNPKPDVTWLKDDELIKVSDRVTILDYGTLKIHNLQKEDAGQYRCVARNSFGLAFSKPVTIEVQAPARILRVPKEKRVAYGSQISLECNATGNPIPTITWLENGNTISGASVEETLAGEVILSVLKVTVNKPALYTCLASNRHIAGANTVKATARVTVAEWRLYKGVAGYCSAYRGDVCRTILRDDLLVFFNSSLSDPEDMQEYLVQSFWTELEGLSMLCSPAVRSLLCHSSFPDCNPSGLGPAPKPVCREHCLAVKELYCHKEWLVLEGSSSVQPGIFSSATGSHTPSSLLPNCQALPSLHTDPDACTHVPFVDINRDQITTTCYNDRGRFYQGSMNMTRSGIPCQSWSQQVPHQHRLSVEVIPELKNSENYCRNPGGISDRTWCYSLNPNIRWEYCDVPQCGEATMVSVIKPESPGPRQTPRLPPTVTLSSPAYSMSVIVIILTALAATVFFTIIILACRRRRKQWRNRKRAMETPTLSALPSELLLDRLHPNPMYQRVPLLLNSKLLALEYPRNNIQYVRDIGEGAFGRVFQARAPGLLPMESFTMVAVKMLKEEASADMQNDFQREAALMAQFDHPNIVRLLGVCAVGKPMCLMFEYMAHGDLNEFLRRRSPTQSVRTLSRASLSGRSFSSELEAGLLSCTEQLSISKQIAAGMAYLSERKFVHRDLATRNCLVGEEMVVKIADFGLSRNIYSADYYKANENDAIPIRWMPPESIFYNRYTTESDVWAYGVVLWEIFSHGMQPYYGMGHEEVIYYVRDGHILSCPENCPLELYNLMRLCWSTHPSDRPSFSSIHRILERMHQNTLSMNTDTEADC; this comes from the exons CACCTCGAATCATCACCTTATTAGAGACAGTGGACGTACTACTGGATCACAATGCCACCTTCATTTGTGAGGTGGATTCTCGCCCGTCTGCTGAAATTACTTGGATGAAGAATAACAACCCAATAAT GTACTATGACTCCAGGTATATTACCAAGGAGCAGGGGCAAATGCTAATCATCCCTCATGTACGAGAGTCAGACAGTGGAGAGTACTGCTGCATTGCCAGTAATGGCATTGGAGAGCCAGCCAAGAGCTGTGGAGCGCTGCAGCTAAAGATGA gGCCACAGATCAAACGCCATCCTACCAATGTAACCCTTCTGCTAGAATCCAAAGCATCATTACCCTGTGTTACTCTTGGAAACCCCAAACCGGATGTCACCTGGCTCAAAGATGATGAGCTTATCAAG gTTAGTGACCGTGTTACTATTCTTGACTATGGTACATTGAAGATCCATAACCTACAGAAGGAGGATGCAGGCCAGTATCGCTGTGTGGCCAGGAATAGCTTTGGTTTGGCCTTTTCAAAGCCTGTCACCATAGAGGTACAGg ctccaGCAAGAATCCTTCGGGTTCCTAAGGAGAAGAGGGTGGCGTATGGCAGCCAGATTTCCCTGGAGTGTAACGCCACAGGAAATCCAATCCCCACCATCACCTGGCTTGAAAATGGGAATACT atctCAGGTGCATCAGTTGAAGAAACTTTGGCAGGAGAGGTGATATTGTCCGTTCTTAAAGTGACTGTGAATAAGCCGGCTCTGTACACATGTCTGGCCTCCAACAGACACATTGCTGGAGCCAACACTGTCAAGGCAACTGCTAGAGTCACTGTTGCAG AGTGGAG ACTTTACAAGGGCGTTGCAGGCTACTGCAGTGCGTATCGTGGCGACGTGTGCCGTACCATCCTGCGAGATgatttgctggttttctttaACTCTTCCCTCTCGGATCCTGAGGACATGCAGGAGTACCTGGTTCAGAGCTTTTGGACTGAGCTGGAAGGACTCAGTATGCTGTGTAGCCCGGCAGTCCGCTCACTGCTTTGCCACTCCTCTTTCCCTGACTGCAATCCATCAGGTTTAGGACCAGCACCTAAACCTGTCTGCAG AGAACACTGCCTGGCAGTGAAGGAGCTGTACTGCCATAAGGAGTGGTTGGTACTAGAGGGCAGCAGTTCAGTACAGCCTGGCATCTTCAGCTCTGCCACTGGGTCCCACACTCCCAGTTCACTGCTACCAAACTGTCAGGCCTTACCAAGTCTTCACACAGACCCTGATGCCTGTACACATGTTCCTTTTGTAG ACATCAACAGAGATCAGATCACAA CAACATGTTACAATGACAGAGGTCGTTTCTACCAAGGCAGCATGAATATGACGAGGTCTGGGATACCGTGTCAGTCATGGAGCCAACAG GTTCCCCACCAGCACCGCCTGTCTGTGGAAGTGATCCCAGAGTTGAAGAACTCAGAAAACTACTGTAGGAACCCCGGAGGAATCAGCGACAGGACCTGGTGTTACAGCTTAAATCCCAACATACGCTGGGAGTACTGCGATGTGCCACAGTGTGGGGAGGCGACCATGGTATCAG TGATAAAGCCAGAGTCACCAGGCCCTCGTCAGACCCCTCGTCTCCCTCCCACGGTCACGCTATCATCTCCAGCTTACTCCATGTCGGTCATCGTCATCATCCTGACCGCACTCGCAGCTACAGTcttcttcaccatcatcatccttGCCTGCCGCAGACGGAGAAAGCAGTGGAGAAACCGGAAGAG AGCAATGGAGACCCCAACGTTGAGCGCTCTTCCATCAGAGCTCCTGCTGGATCGACTCCACCCCAACCCCATGTACCAGCGGGTTCCCCTGCTGCTGAACTCAAAGCTGCTGGCCCTCGAGTATCCCCGCAATAATATCCAATATGTTAGAGACATTGGAGAGGGAGCCTTCGGACGAGTTTTCCAAGCCAG AGCACCAGGCCTGTTGCCAATGGAGTCTTTCACAATGGTGGCTGTGAAGATGCTGAAAGAGGAAGCTTCAGCTGACATGCAGAATGACTTCCAGAGAGAGGCAGCGCTAATGGCTCAGTTTGACCATCCCAACATCGTACGACTCCTAG gtgtgtgtgcagtgggtaAACCCATGTGTCTGATGTTCGAGTACATGGCCCATGGTGACCTCAATGAGTTCCTGCGTCGCCGATCTCCAACCCAATCAGTGCGCACCCTCAGCCGTGCCAGCCTGTCAGGTCGCAGTTTTTCCTCTGAGCTGGAGGCGGGACTTCTCTCGTGTACTGAGCAGCTGTCAATTTCCAAGCAGATAGCAGCAGGAATGGCGTACCTATCAGAACGCAAGTTCGTCCATCGTGACCTTGCAACCCGGAACTGCCTAGTTGGAGAGGAAATGGTGGTGAAGATTGCAGACTTCGGTCTCTCAAGAAACATCTATTCAGCTGATTATTACAAAGCCAACGAGAATGATGCCATCCCCATTCGCTGGATGCCCCCAGAGTCTATTTTCTACAACCGCTACACAACTGAGTCAGACGTGTGGGCTTATGGTGTGGTGTTGTGGGAGATTTTCTCCCATGGGATGCAGCCGTACTATGGTATGGGTCACGAGGAGGTTATTTACTATGTGAGGGATGGTCATATCCTCTCCTGTCCTGAGAACTGTCCTCTGGAGCTGTATAATCTGATGAGGCTTTGTTGGAGCACACACCCATCAGATAGGCCCAGCTTCAGTAGTATACATCGAATATTGGAGCGTATGCATCAAAACACACTGAGCATGAATACCGACACTGAGGCTGACTGCTAA